One genomic window of Evansella cellulosilytica DSM 2522 includes the following:
- a CDS encoding DUF2225 domain-containing protein, with translation MNQEISATYDKKISCPLCNHKYTSKKLRSRAIRVEKIENDNFTIYKESQNNPTLYEVYVCPDCGFAFTDQFTTSFSESEVELFRKSVTARWEGLDYGTERSYQDAVNTYKLALLSSNITNQPAIVIAGICLRLSWVLRYKEEQEEENRFLKNAIQKYELSYENGDFKSTKMSEVKLLFLMGAISRRLGLLDKAVVYLSKIIEHKDRHLEPTIVEKAREEWYAARKK, from the coding sequence ATGAACCAAGAAATATCAGCAACATATGACAAAAAAATAAGCTGCCCATTATGTAATCATAAGTATACTTCAAAGAAACTTCGTTCTCGAGCGATTAGAGTTGAGAAAATAGAAAATGACAATTTTACTATATATAAAGAATCTCAAAATAATCCAACCTTATACGAGGTATATGTTTGCCCTGATTGTGGATTTGCTTTTACAGATCAATTCACTACTTCTTTTAGTGAATCAGAAGTTGAACTGTTTCGAAAGTCCGTAACGGCTCGCTGGGAAGGACTTGATTATGGAACGGAGAGGTCATATCAAGATGCGGTCAATACTTATAAGTTAGCATTACTATCAAGTAATATAACGAATCAGCCAGCAATTGTTATTGCCGGAATATGCTTAAGATTAAGCTGGGTACTTCGCTATAAAGAGGAACAGGAAGAAGAAAATAGGTTTTTAAAAAATGCAATACAAAAATATGAGTTATCATATGAAAATGGTGATTTTAAATCTACAAAAATGTCGGAAGTGAAGTTGCTATTTTTAATGGGTGCTATAAGTAGAAGGCTTGGTTTATTAGACAAGGCGGTTGTATATTTGTCTAAAATTATTGAGCATAAAGATCGTCATCTTGAGCCTACCATTGTGGAGAAAGCGAGAGAAGAGTGGTATGCAGCAAGAAAAAAGTAA
- a CDS encoding chemotaxis protein CheX: MDVKHINAVCRATKSILSSHFGVDVTLLNPKAQQQSVPSNDVSVVLGVNGELSGQIICSITEDTAKNIVGVMMGGMVIEKLDEMGWSAIQEFGNWVAGSTATELSKENCIIDVTPPMVNEKESVYRTTKMFITVPLDSKLGLIDVHISLSDKAS; encoded by the coding sequence ATGGATGTAAAACATATAAATGCAGTTTGTAGAGCAACAAAGTCAATACTATCTAGCCATTTTGGTGTAGATGTTACATTATTAAATCCGAAAGCACAGCAACAATCTGTGCCATCAAACGATGTTTCCGTCGTTTTAGGTGTTAATGGTGAACTTTCAGGCCAAATCATCTGTTCTATAACTGAAGATACAGCAAAAAATATAGTAGGAGTTATGATGGGTGGTATGGTGATTGAAAAGTTAGATGAAATGGGATGGAGTGCCATTCAAGAGTTTGGGAATTGGGTTGCGGGCTCTACAGCTACTGAACTATCAAAGGAAAATTGCATCATTGATGTAACGCCACCAATGGTAAATGAGAAAGAATCGGTTTACCGTACAACAAAAATGTTTATTACTGTTCCACTAGACTCAAAATTAGGCCTTATTGATGTTCATATATCATTGTCTGATAAAGCGAGCTAA
- a CDS encoding GNAT family N-acetyltransferase, which translates to MSTLDMSKFEKKLIIRTIRHDDIEKIIELSKICFPKMNPWKKEQLLSHIELFPEGQFCVELDGDIIGSCSSLIINFDEYDDQHTWDEITDEGYITNHDPDGYNLYGIEVAVHPEFRRMKIGRRLYEARKDLARIKNLKSIIIGGRIPNYNKYATDMTPREYVEEVMHHSIYDPVLTFQVMNGFTLKRVNKNYLDDDKASMKYATLMEWNNVDYQPTSKRHFKTSFPVRICAIQYMMKKIDSFEEFAQQCEYYADVGASYQSDFVVFPEIFTTQLLSFIEEKSPSQAIRRLTDYTEDYINLFTELAIKYNVNIIGGSHFVEEAGKIFNIAYLFRRDGTIEKQYKLHITPNEQKFWGIHGGDKIEVFDTDCGKIAIQICYDIQFPELARRATEKGANIIFTPFCTDDRQGYLRVRYCAQARAIENQVYTMIAGTVGNLTQVENMDIQYAQSGIFTPSDFPFPRDGVVGECNPNVETIVVGDVDLEILRRHRKSGTVTQWRDHRKDLFEIKYSDKT; encoded by the coding sequence ATGAGTACGTTAGATATGTCAAAGTTCGAAAAAAAACTCATCATTAGAACGATACGACATGATGATATTGAAAAAATAATTGAACTTTCAAAAATTTGTTTTCCTAAAATGAATCCATGGAAAAAAGAGCAGTTATTAAGCCATATTGAGCTGTTTCCTGAAGGTCAATTTTGTGTAGAGCTCGATGGTGATATAATCGGTTCTTGCTCTAGTTTAATTATAAATTTTGATGAGTATGATGATCAACATACGTGGGATGAAATAACGGATGAAGGTTATATTACGAATCACGATCCAGACGGTTACAATTTGTACGGAATAGAAGTTGCTGTTCATCCTGAATTTAGGAGGATGAAAATTGGACGTCGTCTCTATGAGGCTCGAAAGGATTTAGCGAGAATAAAAAACCTTAAAAGTATTATTATAGGTGGGCGAATTCCTAATTATAATAAATATGCAACTGACATGACACCACGTGAGTACGTGGAAGAAGTAATGCATCATAGTATTTATGATCCTGTTCTGACATTTCAGGTGATGAACGGGTTTACTTTAAAAAGGGTAAATAAAAATTATTTAGATGATGATAAAGCATCAATGAAATATGCCACATTAATGGAATGGAATAATGTTGACTATCAGCCAACGAGTAAACGTCATTTTAAAACATCCTTCCCAGTAAGAATTTGTGCGATTCAATATATGATGAAGAAGATTGATTCGTTTGAAGAATTTGCGCAGCAGTGCGAATATTATGCAGATGTTGGAGCGAGTTATCAATCAGACTTTGTAGTATTTCCGGAAATTTTTACGACGCAATTACTTTCATTTATAGAAGAAAAAAGTCCTAGCCAGGCTATTCGAAGATTAACTGATTATACAGAAGACTATATCAATTTATTTACTGAGCTTGCGATTAAGTATAATGTTAATATTATTGGTGGATCTCATTTTGTAGAGGAAGCAGGTAAAATATTTAATATTGCCTACTTGTTCCGAAGAGACGGGACGATTGAAAAGCAGTATAAACTTCACATTACTCCAAATGAACAAAAGTTTTGGGGGATTCATGGTGGAGATAAAATTGAAGTATTTGATACAGATTGTGGAAAAATTGCGATTCAAATTTGTTATGATATCCAATTTCCAGAGCTTGCGAGACGTGCAACAGAGAAAGGTGCTAATATTATTTTTACTCCTTTCTGTACAGATGATCGTCAAGGTTATTTAAGAGTTCGCTACTGTGCTCAGGCGAGAGCGATTGAAAACCAAGTATATACAATGATAGCAGGTACGGTTGGGAACTTAACGCAGGTAGAAAATATGGATATTCAATATGCACAATCAGGAATATTTACCCCATCTGATTTTCCATTTCCTAGGGATGGTGTAGTGGGAGAATGTAACCCTAACGTAGAAACAATTGTTGTAGGAGATGTTGATTTGGAAATATTGCGGCGCCACCGGAAGTCAGGAACGGTTACTCAATGGCGGGACCATAGAAAAGATCTGTTTGAAATTAAGTACAGTGATAAAACTTGA
- a CDS encoding IS110 family transposase produces the protein MDAVLERCAGLDVHQEEIVACVMYGPLEKRPKKETQTFLTTTKGLLALHDWLESFKCTHVAMESTGVYWKPVWNILEGSFELILANAKRIKNVPGRKTDVSDAAWITQLLRCGLITPSFVPPENFRDLRDYTRYRRKLVGNASSEKNRIHKILQDANVKLTTFVSDLFGVSGRALLESIINGEVLTEEQVRSLVKTSLKRKVPQLVDALNGRVRQHHRKIIRMHYDHLIYLEKQISELEGEIDRLITPYNEYVELLDTIPGVSFNAIAVIIAEIGVDMSCFPCDKHLASWGGLCPGNNESAGKKKSSRTQKGNRSLKGVLCQAAWSASKSKGTRLSSFFYRVQKRRGQYKASMATAHLILRIIYHIIKDKIPYEELGWDYAEKDTERKINYWIKNIESKGFKVTVEQPTA, from the coding sequence ATGGATGCAGTATTGGAAAGATGTGCTGGACTAGATGTTCATCAGGAAGAGATTGTAGCTTGTGTTATGTATGGTCCATTGGAAAAACGACCTAAAAAAGAGACACAAACTTTTCTTACAACGACGAAAGGCTTACTTGCACTTCATGATTGGCTAGAAAGCTTTAAATGCACCCATGTCGCAATGGAAAGTACTGGTGTTTATTGGAAACCAGTGTGGAATATTCTAGAGGGGAGTTTCGAATTAATTCTTGCCAATGCAAAGCGCATTAAGAATGTTCCTGGTCGTAAGACCGATGTCAGTGATGCAGCCTGGATTACCCAGTTATTGAGATGTGGGTTGATCACACCAAGTTTTGTTCCACCTGAAAACTTCCGAGATCTACGGGATTATACTCGTTACCGTAGAAAGCTTGTTGGCAATGCATCTTCAGAAAAAAATCGTATCCATAAGATCTTACAAGATGCAAACGTCAAGTTAACCACTTTTGTTAGTGATTTATTTGGTGTATCTGGACGAGCTCTTTTAGAGTCAATCATTAATGGTGAGGTGTTAACGGAGGAGCAGGTAAGAAGCTTGGTGAAAACTTCTTTAAAGAGAAAAGTACCTCAATTAGTTGATGCTTTAAATGGACGCGTACGCCAGCATCATCGAAAAATTATTCGCATGCATTATGATCATTTAATTTATCTTGAGAAACAAATTTCAGAATTGGAGGGTGAAATCGACCGTCTAATAACCCCCTATAACGAATATGTTGAATTACTCGATACAATCCCTGGTGTAAGTTTTAATGCTATAGCGGTGATTATTGCAGAGATTGGAGTAGATATGTCTTGTTTCCCATGTGATAAGCACTTAGCTTCATGGGGTGGATTATGTCCTGGTAATAATGAGAGTGCTGGAAAGAAAAAAAGCTCCCGGACCCAAAAAGGGAACAGGAGTTTAAAGGGTGTCCTTTGTCAAGCAGCATGGTCCGCATCCAAATCCAAAGGAACCCGGCTCTCCTCCTTCTTCTATCGTGTGCAGAAGAGAAGAGGTCAATATAAAGCATCGATGGCTACAGCACATCTTATTTTAAGGATAATATATCATATTATTAAAGACAAGATCCCCTATGAAGAATTAGGTTGGGATTATGCAGAAAAAGACACGGAAAGGAAGATCAACTACTGGATTAAGAATATTGAGTCAAAAGGCTTTAAAGTGACGGTAGAACAACCTACAGCATAA
- the glpK gene encoding glycerol kinase GlpK, with the protein MERTYILSIDQGTTSSRAIIFNKGGEIVNVAQKEFNQIFPKPGWVEHDPNEIWSSVLAVITEVLTKSEISAKEVAAIGITNQRETTIVWDKNTGKPVYNAVVWQSRQTEYICEELRIQGLNDLFRKKTGLLIDAYFSGTKVKWILDNVEGAREKANNNELLFGTVDTWLVWKLSGGKAHVTDYTNASRTLMYNIYDLKWDEELLDILTIPKSMLPDVCSSSEVYTKTDDYHIFGEAIPIAGIAGDQQAALFGQVCFEKGMVKNTYGTGCFMLMTTGEKPVSSKHGLLTTIAWGIDGKVEYALEGSIFVAGSAIQWLRDGLRMFPQSKDSEKYAERVESANGVYVVPAFVGLGTPYWDSEVRGAIFGLTRGTEKEHFIRATLESLCYQTKDVVNAMISDSGLSLKTLRVDGGAVANNFLMQFQSDMLGVPVERPVIQETTALGVAYLAGLAIGFWDDREQIAALWKKERTFTSTYAAEKQEKLYAGWKLAIEATQKFKVNND; encoded by the coding sequence ATGGAACGAACCTATATTCTTTCAATTGATCAGGGGACAACGAGTTCAAGGGCAATCATCTTTAATAAGGGCGGAGAAATCGTTAATGTTGCACAGAAGGAGTTTAATCAAATTTTTCCTAAGCCAGGTTGGGTTGAGCATGATCCAAATGAAATATGGTCATCAGTACTAGCTGTAATAACCGAAGTATTAACAAAATCAGAGATTTCGGCAAAAGAGGTTGCTGCTATTGGGATTACGAATCAACGAGAGACTACAATTGTATGGGATAAAAATACAGGCAAGCCAGTATATAATGCAGTCGTGTGGCAATCAAGACAAACGGAATATATATGTGAAGAATTAAGAATACAAGGTTTAAATGATTTATTTAGGAAAAAAACAGGTTTACTAATAGATGCATACTTTTCAGGTACAAAAGTGAAGTGGATCCTTGACAATGTAGAAGGCGCACGTGAGAAGGCAAATAATAATGAATTATTATTCGGAACAGTGGACACTTGGTTAGTTTGGAAGTTATCAGGAGGAAAAGCGCACGTAACGGACTACACGAATGCCTCGAGGACTTTAATGTATAATATTTATGACCTTAAGTGGGATGAGGAGTTATTGGATATTTTAACAATACCGAAATCGATGTTACCAGATGTTTGTTCTTCATCAGAAGTGTATACGAAAACAGATGACTATCATATCTTTGGTGAGGCTATCCCTATTGCTGGTATTGCTGGGGACCAACAAGCCGCATTGTTCGGTCAAGTATGCTTTGAAAAAGGGATGGTTAAAAATACATATGGCACAGGCTGCTTTATGTTAATGACAACAGGGGAAAAACCAGTATCGTCTAAACATGGGCTATTAACAACAATTGCATGGGGTATTGATGGCAAAGTAGAATATGCTCTAGAAGGAAGTATTTTTGTTGCCGGTTCTGCGATTCAATGGCTTCGTGATGGTCTACGTATGTTTCCACAATCAAAAGATAGTGAAAAATATGCTGAAAGAGTAGAGTCTGCCAATGGTGTTTATGTTGTACCAGCATTTGTAGGGTTAGGAACGCCATATTGGGATAGTGAAGTGAGAGGTGCCATATTCGGTCTTACTAGAGGAACTGAAAAGGAACACTTTATTCGTGCTACGTTAGAATCGTTATGTTATCAAACGAAAGATGTTGTGAATGCAATGATAAGTGATTCCGGATTAAGCTTAAAGACGTTAAGAGTTGATGGAGGGGCCGTAGCGAATAATTTTTTAATGCAGTTTCAAAGTGATATGTTAGGTGTACCAGTAGAGCGTCCAGTAATTCAGGAAACAACAGCTTTAGGAGTCGCGTATTTAGCAGGTTTAGCAATTGGTTTTTGGGATGACCGTGAACAAATTGCTGCCCTATGGAAAAAAGAAAGGACGTTTACTTCAACATATGCAGCGGAGAAACAAGAAAAGTTATATGCTGGTTGGAAATTAGCAATTGAGGCTACTCAAAAATTTAAAGTAAATAACGATTAA
- a CDS encoding aspartyl-phosphate phosphatase Spo0E family protein, with protein MRKLGISYYLKRQMEVKRRQMIRSAKDHGFTSKETIRYSQELDHLMNVYRRLTVKNSNKEEQQLSYMS; from the coding sequence GTGAGGAAATTGGGGATAAGCTACTACTTAAAAAGACAAATGGAAGTCAAGAGACGGCAAATGATTCGCTCTGCAAAAGATCATGGTTTTACTTCAAAGGAAACGATTCGATATAGCCAGGAACTTGATCATTTAATGAATGTGTACCGTCGCCTAACCGTAAAAAACTCAAATAAAGAAGAACAACAATTAAGCTACATGAGCTAA